In the Cydia splendana chromosome 2, ilCydSple1.2, whole genome shotgun sequence genome, one interval contains:
- the LOC134806118 gene encoding putative carbonic anhydrase 3: MLWLYIFSLAIKIAVTAKSTGSARNSIPMNRLYTATTVRNSHTHRPVKLSIEPEPVRTEWRYDTVANWPGRLCREGAGKRQSPINIRTELVKPDSGKEFIKYGPLRLHGYQSVLVSGVNNGRTIQFTMEGDEAMHPTLTGGPLQYLYRLEQLHFHWLSEHAVNGYKYPMEIHFVHIRADLSPSEALRKRDGIAIIAVFGTIKSEIENDENFIASEMMEEVVRQLPQLNRYGDQLSGIVLNMSKLLTANQQSYVTYSGSLTSPECNEAVTWIILDNPVFMTYGQYKDFSYLAKTRYNYRDLQDSNITMYRPGSRLPKPMIFGVFANMYNYVASFLKNMNRMMKSEPVNTQY, from the exons ATGTTGTGGCTTTATATCTTCAGTTTAGCTATAA AAATCGCGGTAACAGCAAAGAGCACCGGCAGCGCTCGTAACAGTATCCCCATGAACAGGCTCTACACCGCCACGACCGTCCGTAACTCCCACACACATCGTCCTGTCAAGTTGTCCATAGAGCCCGAGCCAGTGCGGACTGAATGGCGGTATGata CTGTAGCAAACTGGCCAGGCCGCCTCTGCCGCGAGGGAGCAGGAAAGCGGCAATCCCCCATCAACATCAGGACAGAGTTGGTAAAGCCTGACTCGGGCAAAGAATTCATCAAGTACGGCCCGCTACGGCTGCATGGCTACCAGAGCGTGCTAGTGTCTGGAGTCAACAATGGACGGACGA TCCAGTTCACAATGGAAGGCGATGAAGCCATGCACCCAACATTGACCGGAGGCCCACTGCAGTACCTCTACAGACTCGAGCAGCTGCACTTCCACTGGCTATCTGAGCACGCCGTCAACGGATACAA GTATCCTATGGAGATCCACTTTGTCCACATCCGGGCTGATCTTTCTCCAAGTGAGGCCCTGCGGAAGCGAGATGGCATTGCCATAATTGCTGTATTTGGAACT ATAAAGTCGGAGATAGAAAACGACGAGAACTTTATAGCGAGCGAGATGATGGAGGAGGTGGTGAGACAACTGCCGCAGCTGAACCGGTACGGGGACCAGCTCAGCGGGATCGTGTTGAACATGTC AAAGCTTCTAACGGCAAACCAGCAGTCTTACGTAACGTACTCCGGATCTCTGACGTCACCAGAGTGCAACGAAGCTGTCACGTGGATCATACTGGACAACCCCGTCTTCATGACTTACGGACAG TACAAAGACTTCTCATACCTGGCCAAGACCCGGTACAACTACCGTGACCTCCAAGACTCCAACATCACGATGTACCGACCGGGCTCGAGGTTACCAAAACCAATGATCTTCGGCGTCTTCGCCAACATGTACAATTATGTTGCTAGCTTCCTCAAAAACATGAATAG GATGATGAAAAGCGAGCCAGTTAATACGCAATATTAG